The following coding sequences lie in one Sphingobium sp. KCTC 72723 genomic window:
- a CDS encoding complex I NDUFA9 subunit family protein, with product MKDDLVTMFGGGGFVGRQVAQALLARGARVRIAQRDPSTALRVKTLGGLGQVQFIAADIRKPASVARAITGSSIVINLVGILAGDFDAFHHQGAANVAQAAADARVKALVHMSAIGADADSASAYGRSKAAGETAVKAAFPGATIIRPSIIFGAEDQFLNRFADIIKMAPVVPVIGAATKFQPVYVADVAQAIVNAAETPGVHGGKTYELGGPQVLSMKAINSWIVQAIGPDKPLVEVPRAFASLLAMLPGGPISRDQLAMLDSDNVVADGANGLDALGVTATPMGAVADKWMIRYRKHGRFAGRASA from the coding sequence ATGAAGGACGATCTGGTTACGATGTTCGGCGGCGGCGGCTTTGTCGGTCGTCAGGTCGCACAGGCGCTACTGGCGCGCGGCGCACGGGTGCGAATCGCCCAGCGCGATCCGTCCACCGCGCTGCGGGTCAAGACGCTCGGCGGGCTGGGGCAAGTGCAGTTCATCGCCGCCGACATCCGCAAGCCCGCCAGCGTAGCGCGCGCCATTACGGGCAGCAGCATCGTCATCAATCTGGTCGGCATATTGGCAGGCGATTTCGACGCCTTCCACCATCAGGGCGCAGCCAATGTCGCGCAGGCTGCGGCCGATGCGCGCGTCAAGGCGCTGGTCCATATGTCGGCGATCGGCGCGGACGCGGACAGCGCATCCGCCTATGGCCGGTCGAAGGCCGCAGGCGAAACCGCCGTAAAGGCCGCCTTCCCCGGCGCGACGATCATCCGCCCCTCCATCATCTTCGGCGCGGAGGATCAGTTTCTCAACCGCTTCGCCGACATCATCAAGATGGCCCCGGTCGTGCCGGTCATCGGCGCCGCGACGAAATTCCAGCCCGTCTATGTCGCCGACGTGGCGCAGGCGATCGTGAACGCTGCCGAAACACCCGGCGTCCATGGCGGCAAGACCTATGAGCTTGGCGGACCGCAGGTGCTTTCCATGAAGGCCATCAACAGCTGGATCGTCCAGGCGATCGGCCCGGACAAGCCACTGGTCGAAGTCCCCCGCGCCTTTGCCTCGCTGCTGGCGATGCTGCCGGGCGGGCCGATCAGCCGCGATCAACTCGCCATGCTGGACAGCGACAATGTCGTGGCGGACGGCGCAAACGGGCTGGACGCGCTGGGCGTGACGGCAACGCCGATGGGCGCGGTCGCCGACAAATGGATGATACGCTATCGCAAACATGGCCGCTTTGCCGGACGTGCCAGCGCCTGA
- a CDS encoding TMEM165/GDT1 family protein — protein sequence MEALLTSSALVALAEMGDKTQLLAMLLATRFRKPVPIIMGILVATLANHFLAALVGHSIAGILTQPWFRYAVAFSFIAMAAWTLIPDTFDEDEPLKAPSKAGVFVTTLVAFFLVEMGDKTQVATIALGARFDNLLAVTAGTTLGMMVANIPAVLFGEALAKKVPMRALQVGAALLFLALGLWMIADLAGWIG from the coding sequence ATGGAAGCCCTGCTTACCTCCTCCGCCCTCGTCGCTCTTGCTGAGATGGGCGACAAGACGCAATTGCTCGCGATGCTGCTTGCCACCCGGTTCCGCAAGCCGGTGCCGATCATAATGGGCATATTGGTCGCGACGCTGGCCAATCATTTCCTCGCCGCGCTGGTCGGCCATTCGATTGCGGGCATATTGACGCAGCCCTGGTTCCGCTATGCCGTGGCATTCAGCTTCATCGCCATGGCCGCCTGGACCCTGATCCCCGACACATTCGACGAGGACGAACCGCTCAAAGCCCCGTCGAAGGCAGGGGTGTTCGTCACCACGCTGGTCGCCTTCTTCCTGGTGGAAATGGGCGACAAGACGCAGGTGGCGACGATCGCGCTGGGCGCACGCTTCGACAATTTGCTGGCGGTCACGGCTGGCACGACGCTGGGCATGATGGTCGCCAACATTCCCGCCGTCCTGTTCGGCGAAGCGCTGGCGAAAAAAGTGCCGATGCGCGCGTTGCAGGTCGGCGCGGCGTTGCTGTTCCTGGCGCTTGGCCTGTGGATGATCGCCGATCTTGCCGGCTGGATCGGGTGA
- a CDS encoding DUF1801 domain-containing protein, whose translation MGKDGNKTVETNADVAAFLSAVEPPERREDAAQIAALMQAVSGQRPRLWGPSIVGFGSYHYRYDSGREGDSARIAFAPRKAELVLYLSGVSDADCAPLGKHRRGVGCLYIKRLSGVDMAVLEALIVQSWQHMAQTYPA comes from the coding sequence ATGGGCAAGGATGGCAACAAGACGGTAGAGACGAACGCCGATGTCGCGGCCTTTCTGAGCGCCGTCGAACCGCCAGAGCGGCGCGAGGACGCAGCGCAGATTGCGGCGCTGATGCAGGCGGTATCAGGGCAACGGCCCCGGCTGTGGGGGCCGTCGATCGTCGGGTTCGGCAGCTATCATTACCGTTATGACAGCGGGCGGGAGGGCGACTCGGCCCGCATCGCCTTTGCCCCGCGCAAGGCGGAGCTGGTGCTGTATCTGTCGGGCGTTTCGGATGCGGACTGCGCGCCGCTGGGCAAGCATCGGCGCGGCGTGGGGTGCCTCTATATCAAGCGTTTGTCGGGCGTGGACATGGCCGTGCTGGAAGCGCTGATCGTGCAAAGCTGGCAGCATATGGCGCAAACCTATCCCGCCTGA
- a CDS encoding Mth938-like domain-containing protein: protein MSEGKRTGIELRRDDSGQGPIVTGFQGSGFRVRDDVFPNGLLLSPVRALAWQDAPSIDALTHESLGDLFDIDPRPEFLLLGTGSGLRQPPRSFVRHIEALGFGVEVMDSRAAARAWGVLRAEERWIVAALLPL, encoded by the coding sequence ATGAGCGAGGGCAAGCGCACCGGCATCGAACTGCGCCGGGACGATAGCGGACAGGGTCCGATCGTCACCGGATTTCAGGGCAGCGGCTTCCGCGTTCGGGACGATGTATTCCCGAACGGCCTGCTGCTCAGCCCGGTGCGCGCGCTGGCGTGGCAGGATGCGCCGAGTATCGACGCCCTGACGCACGAATCGCTGGGCGACCTGTTCGACATCGATCCCCGCCCGGAATTTCTGTTGCTCGGCACTGGCTCTGGCCTGCGCCAGCCCCCGCGCAGTTTCGTGCGCCATATCGAAGCGCTGGGTTTCGGGGTCGAGGTGATGGACAGCCGCGCCGCTGCCCGCGCGTGGGGCGTGTTGCGCGCCGAAGAACGGTGGATCGTCGCGGCGCTGCTGCCGCTCTGA
- the secF gene encoding protein translocase subunit SecF yields MKLLKLVPDNTNIGFVAMRKWAFALTALLTVLAVGATAYKGLNLGVDFVGGLMIEAKFPQAVETDKVRATIGTLGVGESSLQQFGDPKTVQIRLPLPEQGGAGAANAVVEKTRNAMTAQFPGVTFSRYDTVSGKVSGELIQNGVLAVVLAILGIAVFSWFRYEWQFGVSTFVAIVHDVLMTLGFFAITQLEFDLNIIAAVLTIVGYSINDKMVIDDRIRENMRKYRKMDMKSLIDLSVNETLPRTVMTSVTILLALGALLLLGGHVLRGFTAAMMLGIIVGTYSSVYVSSSLLISLGLTPQASEKKASKPNIAAQAERVGPRDDGSRP; encoded by the coding sequence ATGAAACTTCTGAAACTCGTCCCCGACAATACCAACATCGGCTTTGTCGCAATGCGCAAATGGGCGTTCGCGCTCACGGCGCTGCTGACCGTTCTCGCGGTCGGCGCGACGGCCTATAAGGGGCTGAACCTGGGCGTCGATTTCGTCGGCGGCCTGATGATCGAAGCGAAATTTCCCCAGGCAGTGGAAACCGACAAGGTCCGCGCGACCATCGGCACGCTGGGCGTTGGCGAAAGCTCGCTTCAGCAATTCGGCGATCCCAAGACGGTGCAGATTCGCCTGCCGCTTCCCGAACAGGGCGGCGCAGGCGCGGCCAACGCGGTCGTCGAAAAGACCCGCAACGCCATGACCGCACAATTCCCCGGCGTCACCTTCTCCCGCTACGACACGGTGTCGGGCAAGGTGTCGGGCGAGCTGATCCAGAATGGCGTGCTGGCAGTCGTGCTGGCGATTCTGGGCATCGCGGTGTTCAGCTGGTTCCGCTACGAATGGCAGTTCGGCGTCTCCACCTTCGTCGCGATCGTCCATGACGTGCTGATGACGCTGGGCTTCTTCGCCATTACCCAGCTGGAATTCGACCTCAACATCATCGCCGCCGTGCTGACGATCGTGGGCTATTCGATCAACGACAAGATGGTGATCGACGACCGTATCCGCGAAAATATGCGCAAATATCGCAAGATGGACATGAAATCGCTGATCGACCTGTCCGTCAACGAAACGCTGCCGCGCACGGTCATGACCTCGGTCACGATCCTGCTCGCGTTGGGCGCGCTGCTGCTGCTGGGCGGCCATGTGCTGCGTGGCTTCACTGCTGCCATGATGCTGGGCATCATCGTTGGCACCTATTCGTCGGTCTATGTCTCGTCGTCGCTGCTGATTTCGCTGGGCCTGACCCCGCAGGCGTCGGAAAAGAAGGCAAGCAAGCCCAACATCGCGGCGCAGGCCGAACGGGTCGGGCCGCGCGACGATGGCTCGCGGCCCTGA
- the secD gene encoding protein translocase subunit SecD, whose protein sequence is MLNFSRWAIAAIILPLAIGVLCAIPSFLPDSTVSKLPGFMQTRVNLGLDLSGGSHLLLEASTQDVARQRLVNMEEQVRTELRRGDPRIAIGDISSRDGKLSFMVREPSQVDAAVERIRQLTQGAALTGQRDFNVEVVNSSTVVITPTDAGIAASVKSAMEVATEVIRKRIDEMGTREPTIQQQGDNRIVVQVPGLQDPKALKDLLGQTAKLEFKLVDTSANPSEVAQGRAPVGSEVLPYANNPSGVPFIAVKRQVMVSGEDLTDATQGYDQSNQAIVNIRFNGSGGRKFGQVTSQNVNRPFAIILDGKVLSAPNINEPILGGSAQVSGSFTVESANQLAIALRSGKLPVALAVVEERTVGPGLGADSIRAGLIASIVAVVAVAVFMFLSYGRFGMYANLAVAINVAVIVGVMGMLGATLTLPGIAGFVLTIGTAVDANVLIYERIREERRRGRNVVQSIEHGYKEASRTIFEANVTHAIAGGIMLALGSGPVKGFAIVLLIGIATSVFTAVTFTRLIVANWVRRTRPTDINI, encoded by the coding sequence ATGCTGAATTTTTCGCGCTGGGCGATCGCCGCGATCATCCTGCCGCTGGCGATCGGCGTGTTGTGCGCCATCCCCAGCTTCCTGCCCGATTCGACCGTTTCGAAGCTGCCCGGCTTCATGCAGACGCGCGTGAACCTTGGCCTCGACCTGTCGGGCGGCAGCCATCTGCTGCTCGAAGCATCGACGCAGGATGTCGCCAGGCAGCGCCTGGTCAATATGGAGGAGCAGGTCCGCACCGAATTGCGCCGGGGTGATCCCCGCATCGCGATCGGCGACATTTCCAGTCGCGACGGCAAATTGAGCTTCATGGTTCGCGAACCGAGCCAGGTCGATGCCGCCGTCGAGCGCATCCGCCAGTTGACGCAGGGCGCGGCCCTGACCGGCCAGCGCGATTTCAATGTCGAAGTGGTGAACAGCTCTACTGTCGTCATCACGCCAACGGATGCGGGCATCGCCGCATCGGTCAAGAGCGCGATGGAAGTCGCGACCGAAGTGATCCGCAAGCGCATCGACGAAATGGGGACACGCGAACCCACCATTCAGCAGCAGGGCGACAACCGCATCGTCGTGCAGGTGCCGGGGTTGCAGGATCCCAAGGCGCTGAAGGATTTGCTGGGCCAGACTGCCAAGCTGGAATTCAAGCTGGTCGACACCAGCGCCAACCCGTCCGAAGTGGCGCAGGGCCGCGCGCCGGTGGGCAGCGAAGTCCTGCCCTATGCCAACAACCCGTCGGGCGTGCCGTTCATCGCGGTCAAGCGTCAGGTGATGGTGTCGGGCGAGGATCTGACCGACGCGACGCAGGGTTATGACCAGAGCAATCAGGCGATCGTCAACATCCGCTTCAATGGGTCTGGCGGGCGCAAATTCGGGCAGGTGACGTCGCAGAATGTCAACCGCCCCTTCGCCATCATCTTGGATGGCAAAGTGCTGTCCGCGCCCAATATCAACGAACCGATTCTGGGCGGCAGCGCGCAGGTCAGCGGCAGTTTCACGGTCGAAAGCGCCAATCAGCTCGCCATCGCGCTGCGGTCGGGCAAGCTGCCGGTCGCGCTGGCGGTGGTGGAGGAACGCACCGTCGGTCCCGGCCTTGGCGCCGATTCGATCCGCGCGGGCCTGATCGCATCGATCGTCGCGGTCGTTGCGGTCGCTGTCTTCATGTTCCTGAGCTATGGCCGCTTTGGCATGTATGCCAATCTGGCCGTCGCCATCAACGTGGCGGTGATCGTTGGCGTCATGGGCATGTTGGGCGCGACGCTCACCTTGCCGGGGATCGCCGGTTTCGTGCTGACCATCGGCACGGCGGTCGATGCCAACGTGCTGATCTACGAACGCATCCGTGAAGAAAGGCGACGCGGGCGCAATGTCGTCCAGTCGATCGAACATGGCTATAAGGAAGCGAGCCGCACGATTTTCGAGGCGAACGTAACCCACGCCATTGCTGGCGGCATCATGCTCGCGCTCGGCTCCGGCCCGGTCAAGGGCTTTGCCATCGTGCTGCTGATCGGCATCGCGACCAGCGTGTTCACGGCCGTCACCTTCACCCGCCTGATCGTCGCGAACTGGGTGCGCCGCACTCGTCCGACCGACATCAATATATGA
- the yajC gene encoding preprotein translocase subunit YajC, which translates to MFISTAFAQTAGGQASGAGILVQMAPLVLIFVVFYFLLIRPQQKRLKEHKAKIESVKKGDQVVTGGGLVGKVTRVDDIYVDIELAPAVKVKAVKSTLTEVIDPTSAKPAND; encoded by the coding sequence ATGTTCATATCGACAGCCTTTGCCCAGACTGCGGGCGGGCAAGCCTCCGGTGCCGGAATTCTGGTGCAGATGGCCCCGCTGGTCCTCATCTTCGTCGTTTTCTACTTCCTGCTCATCCGTCCGCAGCAAAAGCGGTTGAAGGAGCATAAGGCCAAGATCGAATCCGTGAAGAAGGGCGATCAGGTCGTCACCGGCGGCGGCCTTGTCGGCAAGGTGACGCGGGTCGACGACATTTATGTCGATATCGAACTGGCCCCGGCGGTGAAGGTGAAGGCCGTCAAGTCGACCCTGACCGAGGTGATCGACCCGACCAGCGCCAAGCCCGCGAACGACTGA
- a CDS encoding reverse transcriptase domain-containing protein, translated as MRDLYGHHFQLKPGTRVYVPTAKGRARGRGIKRDVENRWLAPKNFFHLRDGGHVAAVRLHHNALWVGSLDLLRFFDQISRGKVFRALKRVGFTQAEAWEMACDSTVDKASPARSFSLPFGFVQSPLMASIVLAHSALGRCIERLRRGGMAITVYMDDITVSGDSELLVQSAIAELTAAAHLASFSFNPTKTQPASASVISFNIEFGSGAMAIIPERMDKLEEAFLEGNEYQQHGICGYVASVNQSQLTRLIP; from the coding sequence ATGCGAGATTTATACGGCCATCATTTTCAGCTAAAGCCCGGCACTCGCGTTTATGTCCCAACCGCAAAGGGGCGAGCGCGTGGTCGCGGGATTAAGCGCGACGTTGAAAATCGCTGGCTGGCACCAAAGAACTTTTTTCACCTACGTGATGGCGGCCATGTTGCGGCAGTAAGATTGCATCACAACGCGCTTTGGGTTGGCTCGTTAGACCTGCTTCGCTTTTTTGACCAGATAAGCCGAGGAAAGGTTTTCCGGGCCTTGAAGCGGGTCGGTTTCACCCAAGCCGAAGCGTGGGAAATGGCCTGTGATAGCACTGTGGACAAGGCTTCTCCCGCAAGGTCATTCAGCCTTCCTTTCGGATTCGTCCAATCCCCCTTGATGGCTTCGATTGTCCTGGCGCACTCCGCCCTTGGTCGATGCATAGAGCGCTTACGGCGCGGCGGGATGGCAATCACCGTTTATATGGACGATATTACAGTCTCAGGCGACAGCGAGTTGCTGGTCCAATCTGCAATTGCTGAATTGACCGCAGCCGCTCATTTGGCGAGTTTCTCATTCAACCCTACCAAAACGCAACCTGCGTCAGCCTCGGTAATCAGTTTCAATATTGAGTTTGGCTCTGGCGCGATGGCTATCATTCCTGAACGTATGGATAAGCTGGAAGAGGCTTTCCTCGAAGGGAATGAATATCAACAGCATGGCATATGTGGGTATGTTGCAAGTGTGAATCAGAGTCAGCTTACGAGACTCATTCCGTAA